The following proteins are co-located in the Gemmatimonadota bacterium genome:
- a CDS encoding serine hydrolase — MRGSVTRILITLVAFSTVGPELTVAQSSSSAVARLSLAGPAKRYCSGIWVSERERHEALYNSVLLGEELVEGYESGRLDFAIDDERRIVMASRDGVSASARHFGDQGCVILRPETDKPLFTPRRVVSTLPDAASTPWPMGDELPDTPLPPDVDAALLDQAARTFFSNDLDRRAAFIVVHRGRIVKEEYGSGAHADMQLESWSMGKSMTATFIGRLIQKGRLDLWQRAPVPEWQHSPDDPRAEIRIADLLRMSSGLRFSGGGSTPEQMAASYIPGQADHGLGYSAPIDVFRFSASRDAEHPPNTVGRYRNSDPWTLGYIVRRTVENELGEEYLTWPQREVFDKIGIRRFVMETDIYGNFILTGYNYGTARDWARLGLLYVQRGMWNGERLLPEDFVDFVQTPAPAWAEPVYGGLFWLNTADETGRGRRIPTLPPDTYNAAGAGDQRTYIIPSRDLVIVVMSHRAGGNLARDRRTREFEALGLAVKAVDPTWSWN, encoded by the coding sequence GTGAGGGGCTCCGTCACACGCATCCTGATTACGCTCGTCGCCTTTTCCACCGTAGGCCCCGAGCTCACTGTCGCGCAATCCTCCTCCTCGGCCGTTGCGCGCCTCTCCCTGGCCGGGCCCGCCAAGCGCTACTGCTCCGGTATTTGGGTCTCCGAGCGGGAGCGGCACGAAGCGCTGTACAACAGCGTCCTGCTGGGCGAAGAGCTGGTGGAGGGATACGAGAGCGGTCGCCTCGACTTCGCGATCGACGACGAGCGCCGGATCGTCATGGCCTCTCGAGACGGCGTTTCGGCCAGCGCGCGTCACTTCGGCGACCAGGGCTGCGTGATTCTGCGGCCGGAGACGGACAAGCCGCTCTTCACGCCGCGGAGGGTCGTGAGCACCCTGCCCGACGCGGCGTCGACGCCGTGGCCGATGGGTGACGAGCTGCCCGACACGCCGCTGCCGCCGGATGTCGATGCAGCCCTCCTCGACCAGGCCGCGCGCACCTTTTTCTCGAACGATCTGGACCGCCGGGCAGCGTTCATCGTCGTCCATCGAGGTCGGATCGTGAAGGAGGAGTACGGCTCGGGCGCCCACGCGGACATGCAGCTCGAGAGCTGGTCGATGGGGAAGAGCATGACGGCCACCTTCATCGGCCGCCTGATCCAGAAGGGTCGTCTGGACCTGTGGCAGCGCGCGCCGGTGCCGGAGTGGCAACACTCCCCCGACGACCCTCGCGCCGAGATCCGGATCGCCGATCTCCTTCGCATGTCGAGTGGGCTGAGGTTCAGCGGCGGCGGATCGACGCCCGAGCAGATGGCTGCGTCCTACATCCCCGGGCAAGCGGATCACGGACTCGGATACTCCGCCCCGATCGACGTCTTCCGGTTTTCGGCCAGCCGCGATGCCGAGCATCCGCCCAACACGGTCGGACGATACCGGAACTCCGATCCGTGGACACTGGGATACATCGTTCGCCGCACCGTCGAGAACGAGCTCGGTGAGGAGTATCTGACGTGGCCCCAACGCGAGGTCTTCGACAAGATCGGGATCCGCCGCTTCGTGATGGAGACCGACATCTACGGCAACTTCATCTTGACCGGCTACAACTACGGCACCGCGCGCGATTGGGCGCGGCTCGGGCTTCTCTACGTCCAGCGCGGAATGTGGAACGGAGAGCGGCTGCTACCCGAGGACTTCGTGGATTTCGTCCAGACTCCCGCCCCGGCCTGGGCCGAGCCCGTCTATGGCGGCCTCTTCTGGCTCAACACGGCGGACGAGACGGGACGGGGACGCCGCATCCCCACTCTGCCGCCCGACACCTACAACGCGGCGGGCGCGGGCGACCAGCGCACCTATATCATCCCGTCGCGCGACCTGGTCATCGTGGTGATGAGCCACCGCGCCGGCGGCAACCTGGCTCGGGACCGAAGGACCCGGGAGTTCGAGGCGCTTGGCCTGGCCGTGAAGGCCGTGGACCCGACCTGGAGCTGGAACTAG